AGTGGGAAATACCGGCTCGCATCACGGCAAACAAATCCACGGGCCGATTCGCGGCCGCTTGTTCAAAGACAAAGGCGGCGGTCAACAGATCGTCCTGCTCCGACTTGGCAAAAGCGGAACGCAGGGAGGTCCAGAAACGTCCGTACGTGGCGAGCTTTTCGTGAATGGCCCGCGCCACGTCCTCCGCTTCCACATTCGCGCCGGTTTCGTGGAGAAGTTCTATCAGGAACAGTTGGGCTTCAAGATAATCCGGATGAAATTCAAGACCTTTTTTCAAAATCTGGATGGCGCGGGGAGCATTGCCCTGTTTGTTGTACAGGCGAGCCAACGGGAAAAAAATCTTGGATCCAGAATCATGGGCAAGGAGTTCGTCCAAAAGCTGTAACGTGTCGTGCATATTATTTGAAAATGTACATTGTTTCGTTTTCGGCCACATAAAAAAGTTCACGTTTTACGAGGCGCTCAATATACTTGTCGTCCTTCTTCACGACACGAATCTCGGAACTGAGTTGGCGGTTTTGCGCGTCGATA
The genomic region above belongs to Deltaproteobacteria bacterium and contains:
- a CDS encoding tetratricopeptide repeat protein, whose translation is MWPKTKQCTFSNNMHDTLQLLDELLAHDSGSKIFFPLARLYNKQGNAPRAIQILKKGLEFHPDYLEAQLFLIELLHETGANVEAEDVARAIHEKLATYGRFWTSLRSAFAKSEQDDLLTAAFVFEQAAANRPVDLFAVMRAGISHYLDTMSPPDAVTREPEEDLDAEEVAQLCINSGIRTKTMAKLLSSQGEHEQAVRIYDELIAACDDPVERAELTGLRTGARKKIGARDIPESGQNAKLYQLLNSLADRLERKTIS